One genomic region from Patescibacteria group bacterium encodes:
- a CDS encoding phage replisome organizer N-terminal domain-containing protein — protein MEWFKVNGYNVVYGSLRLDPPIHQLVFLKLLAMASISRVAGTVCIASDVPYPDDVLAATLGVSVEELRTAIKHHQEQQQARIKINSWGGIEIQKWAEYQSKSYLRVRKHRESLRCNADVTDSNVDVTDRREENRIEKNTYSQEFEIFWSIYPKKVGKGAAYVSWQKLSPDLALRNKIKLAVECQKQSKDWLKDGGQFIPHPSTWLNQRRFDDTGLSLPQKPPPRKWVCVVCGKEAHSRESDGKSFCSDKCRYGGNFGKG, from the coding sequence ATGGAATGGTTCAAAGTAAATGGTTATAATGTAGTCTATGGTTCTTTAAGGCTTGACCCACCAATACATCAACTCGTATTCTTGAAGTTGTTGGCAATGGCCTCTATCAGCCGTGTTGCCGGAACGGTCTGTATCGCCTCTGATGTGCCATATCCCGATGATGTTTTAGCAGCCACACTCGGCGTTTCAGTCGAAGAACTACGAACAGCCATCAAACACCATCAAGAACAACAACAAGCTCGCATCAAAATCAACAGTTGGGGTGGCATTGAAATACAAAAATGGGCGGAATATCAGTCAAAAAGCTATTTACGGGTCAGAAAACACAGAGAATCGTTGCGATGTAACGCTGATGTAACAGATAGTAACGTTGACGTAACGGATAGAAGAGAAGAGAATAGAATAGAAAAGAATACATACAGTCAAGAGTTTGAGATTTTCTGGTCAATCTATCCGAAGAAAGTCGGCAAGGGGGCCGCTTACGTTTCGTGGCAGAAACTATCGCCTGATTTGGCGTTGCGTAATAAGATTAAACTCGCAGTCGAATGTCAAAAGCAATCCAAAGACTGGCTGAAAGACGGCGGTCAGTTTATACCACACCCCTCAACGTGGTTAAATCAACGCAGGTTCGACGATACCGGCTTGAGCCTACCACAGAAACCCCCGCCGAGAAAATGGGTCTGTGTAGTTTGTGGTAAGGAAGCACATAGTCGGGAGAGTGATGGTAAAAGTTTCTGCTCAGATAAATGCCGATACGGAGGAAATTTTGGAAAGGGCTAA
- a CDS encoding DUF5131 family protein, translating into MSNSKIDWCDKTWNVTGGCSKVSAGCLNCWAEKLTANRFKNNPRYDGLTENGKWTGEIKLFEDRLDQPLHLRKPQRIFVCSQSDLFHEEVPFEFIAEVMEPMAFCQEHTFLILTKRPDIAAEFFKSINIYIIFPNLHLGVSVSTQEDADENIPILLHIPAVVRWVSFEPLLAVIDLNRHFWRPIIETTHNDPLGEVVDYEPRKTFNWCVIGCEHLGGGKAGRFQDGFIDAAIDIVKQCKEAGIPVFVKQIPINGKVSHNLAEWPEELRVREVLK; encoded by the coding sequence ATGAGTAACAGTAAAATAGATTGGTGTGACAAAACGTGGAATGTTACCGGCGGCTGTTCAAAAGTATCTGCCGGTTGCCTGAATTGCTGGGCAGAAAAGCTAACCGCTAATCGTTTCAAGAATAACCCCCGCTATGACGGCCTCACGGAAAACGGCAAGTGGACAGGAGAGATAAAACTGTTCGAGGACAGACTTGACCAGCCATTGCATTTGCGCAAGCCGCAGCGAATCTTCGTTTGCAGCCAGAGCGACTTGTTCCACGAGGAAGTGCCGTTTGAGTTTATAGCAGAAGTGATGGAACCTATGGCGTTCTGTCAAGAGCATACCTTTCTTATCCTTACTAAACGGCCAGATATTGCCGCCGAGTTTTTCAAGTCAATAAATATCTACATAATATTTCCTAATCTCCATCTTGGCGTATCAGTCTCCACGCAGGAAGATGCCGACGAAAACATACCGATACTCTTGCATATTCCGGCGGTGGTTAGGTGGGTTAGTTTTGAACCACTGTTGGCCGTTATAGACTTAAACAGGCATTTTTGGCGACCCATTATCGAGACAACGCATAATGACCCTCTTGGTGAGGTTGTAGATTATGAACCTCGGAAAACATTTAATTGGTGCGTAATTGGTTGCGAACATCTCGGCGGCGGCAAAGCAGGCCGCTTTCAGGACGGATTCATAGATGCGGCGATAGATATTGTGAAACAGTGCAAAGAAGCCGGTATCCCCGTATTTGTTAAGCAGATACCAATTAACGGTAAAGTATCGCATAATCTCGCGGAGTGGCCAGAAGAATTAAGGGTGAGAGAGGTTTTGAAATGA
- a CDS encoding SBBP repeat-containing protein: MVALTIDSYNEDCEDTYYGCVDWGTGKFAVTIPNTNIFIATNPTAGADIWKLDIASEATAVWSADTLYNSLSYVSEAGDANKIYSCILPHTSTADDEPGTGVNWETYWRLHTCVWKSVTHVTYLNGGVADSDGNIYVAGLRSDSKTIWKLNSRGGLDWSFDIGAGGNLYGIAIDANDNIYVVGSLVVESEIVDTVWKLDTNGNLLWSYNTEVSLLCVAVDSAGNVYVGGPVNLESNKNVWKLDTNGNLLWSYKTGTGRGEVALGLAVDTDDNVYVAGDRVTDTNDEENTVWKLSSSGSIIWGYDTGNPEESLIDIDVDSAGNVYVAGPESAIGHTWKLSNSGGLVWEVSVGGNVVNVDADDSLVVGGINGGVWKLDSAGNKVWEYISEAYAQSDIVTTNLWKKPTGYNDADNLWVNEIAAYDGSLLSSAISSCEGTWSSFLELLITPDTYDKIRFQAVFEGAGSPIVDIDVYYDGDWHDIYQGEFAQSEWVEKSIAAGPLVSKARIRFSSSNTADIKLNEIDFRISNVCVIGVQADPLNTISVQKISSCCGTIWGQHTDYESGGIALDIDSNVYVATVAEGYNFTKFDGCGNFLWEIYNGADARGVAVGADGNAYFIIQPLEVPPTDAAIRKIDNSGNPLWDYSIDIDPFGIAAKGAYIYVAGTLVDNINVIKLDFDHNEIWTANTKSTVNNAVAADSAGNVYVAGNRVYDGGSWKSVWKLNSSGSILWSYDTGDDAYGIAVDEEGNVYVAGANSDLKSVWKLDSSGSIILPFPFNTGSDTYSIAVGTDGNVYVGGYEYVWVLDSLGVLSWSFRAGDVVVRGIVIND, translated from the coding sequence ATGGTTGCCCTCACTATTGATTCGTATAATGAAGACTGCGAAGATACATATTATGGTTGTGTAGACTGGGGGACTGGAAAGTTCGCGGTCACAATACCAAATACAAATATATTTATTGCGACTAATCCAACTGCCGGAGCGGATATTTGGAAGCTCGATATTGCCAGCGAAGCTACCGCAGTTTGGTCTGCGGATACATTGTACAATTCCTTATCTTATGTAAGCGAGGCGGGAGATGCCAATAAAATTTATAGTTGCATACTGCCGCATACCTCTACAGCCGATGACGAGCCTGGTACCGGCGTAAATTGGGAGACTTATTGGAGGCTTCATACATGCGTTTGGAAAAGTGTTACCCATGTCACGTATCTTAATGGCGGGGTTGCGGATTCGGATGGTAATATTTATGTAGCGGGGCTGAGGTCGGATAGTAAAACTATATGGAAGTTAAACAGCCGCGGCGGCTTAGACTGGTCGTTTGATATTGGGGCAGGAGGAAATTTATATGGTATTGCTATAGACGCTAATGATAATATTTATGTGGTAGGCAGTTTGGTAGTAGAGTCTGAAATAGTGGATACCGTATGGAAACTGGACACGAACGGTAATTTACTATGGTCTTATAATACAGAGGTTTCTCTTCTCTGTGTAGCCGTGGATTCAGCAGGCAATGTTTATGTCGGCGGGCCAGTAAATTTAGAAAGCAATAAAAACGTATGGAAACTGGACACGAACGGTAATTTACTATGGTCTTACAAAACTGGGACAGGACGAGGTGAGGTTGCTCTCGGACTTGCTGTCGACACTGACGACAACGTTTATGTAGCGGGGGATAGAGTTACTGATACTAATGATGAAGAAAACACTGTTTGGAAACTAAGCAGTTCGGGAAGTATAATCTGGGGCTATGACACGGGAAATCCAGAAGAATCTTTGATAGATATTGATGTAGATTCAGCAGGCAATGTTTACGTGGCGGGGCCGGAATCAGCTATTGGTCACACGTGGAAATTAAGTAATTCAGGAGGTCTTGTTTGGGAGGTCTCTGTCGGCGGGAATGTTGTAAACGTTGATGCTGATGATAGTTTGGTGGTGGGGGGGATAAACGGCGGTGTTTGGAAACTCGATAGTGCAGGAAATAAAGTCTGGGAATATATTTCGGAAGCATACGCTCAAAGTGATATTGTTACAACCAACTTGTGGAAAAAACCTACTGGATATAACGATGCCGATAATTTGTGGGTCAACGAAATAGCTGCATATGATGGCAGTTTGTTATCTTCTGCCATAAGCTCTTGTGAGGGGACTTGGAGCAGTTTTCTTGAATTGCTAATCACTCCTGACACGTATGATAAAATTCGATTCCAAGCGGTCTTCGAAGGAGCAGGTAGTCCGATAGTAGACATAGACGTTTACTATGACGGTGACTGGCACGATATTTATCAGGGGGAATTTGCACAATCGGAATGGGTTGAAAAGAGTATAGCGGCTGGGCCGCTTGTTTCAAAAGCACGTATTCGTTTTTCTTCTTCTAATACTGCCGATATAAAATTAAATGAGATTGATTTTCGTATTTCAAATGTCTGTGTAATAGGTGTGCAGGCAGACCCACTGAATACTATATCGGTTCAAAAAATTAGCAGCTGTTGCGGTACTATCTGGGGTCAGCATACAGATTATGAGTCAGGAGGTATAGCTTTAGATATTGATTCTAATGTATATGTCGCGACTGTGGCGGAGGGATATAATTTTACAAAGTTTGACGGCTGCGGCAACTTTCTCTGGGAGATTTATAATGGTGCAGATGCACGTGGTGTTGCTGTGGGTGCTGACGGGAATGCTTATTTTATAATACAACCATTAGAAGTACCACCCACTGACGCCGCCATTCGGAAAATAGATAATTCGGGCAATCCGCTTTGGGATTATTCTATTGATATAGACCCCTTCGGCATTGCCGCCAAGGGGGCCTATATCTATGTAGCAGGTACATTAGTCGACAATATAAACGTAATAAAGCTCGACTTTGACCATAATGAAATTTGGACTGCTAATACAAAGAGTACCGTTAATAACGCCGTGGCCGCGGATTCCGCGGGTAATGTTTATGTGGCAGGTAATCGCGTGTATGACGGCGGCAGCTGGAAAAGTGTTTGGAAGTTAAATAGCTCTGGAAGTATATTGTGGAGTTATGATACAGGAGACGATGCGTATGGTATTGCAGTTGATGAAGAAGGGAATGTTTATGTAGCAGGAGCTAACAGTGATTTGAAGAGTGTCTGGAAATTAGACAGTTCAGGAAGCATAATTTTGCCTTTTCCTTTTAATACTGGGTCTGATACATACAGTATTGCAGTAGGCACAGATGGTAATGTGTATGTAGGAGGCTACGAGTATGTTTGGGTGTTGGATAGTTTAGGCGTTTTAAGCTGGAGCTTTCGTGCGGGCGATGTCGTGGTGAGAGGTATAGTTATAAATGACTAA